The following nucleotide sequence is from Geotrypetes seraphini chromosome 10, aGeoSer1.1, whole genome shotgun sequence.
aataagcgatgacatagaattttttaaggtaataaacattggagttaccaaagggaagtggaggtctttaggaggtaagaatatggtgaaattatgggttttagataacatttgatagataaaagtgttgttaagagtaggtgtggttaggactgtttcagggctttcttgaagagtatagtttttatttcttttctgaaaatcttgtggtctggggtggttaacagtaggttggagatttggttatccagttttgaagctcgagtggctaggaggccgtcgtattgttttgaccgttttacttccttgatcgggggaggtgtgaaaggggagtgcgtttttctatgtctggttgaggttgcttggatgaggcgattgtttaggtaggctgggctgtttccatttagggttttgaatatcatgcagtagaatttaaatgatattctttcttggattggtagccagtgtgagttgatgtaggcttctgtgatatgatcatgtttcctcagtgagtagatgagtctcagagcagtattttggattgtttgtagttgcttggtcatcgtggcagggcaggggaggtagaggatgttgcagtagtctagcaatcctaggattagggattgcactatgagctggaattgtgttctttcaaagaatttccggacttgtctcaggtttctcattattgcaaaggatttctgtatggttttatttatttgcagttgcatagtgcagcatctgtctattgtcactccTAGTGACAATTTCTTACCTATGTTATCTTGTAAGCTGTACAGAACTTTGAATAGCACAATAGATAAaactaataaaatttaattaCTTGGGTACATATCATTTACTTTAAGTCTGATTACATTTATTAAAAGGAGGCAGATCAATCCTTATTTTTCAATAACAATCCACAATGATAAACAGCATACAGGAGTCCTTCATTCTACTGAATCTAAACAAGACCTAGTCCAAATGTAATTACATTCCTTTAGCCTATGCCTTCACTGTAGCTGATTCTTTTGCCTGGATACCATAATTTTTTCCCCCTAAGGTAGGGTTTTAAAGAAATTCATAATCTCTCAGATCGCTATGGATACTAGAAAAAGACCAACACTTGGGGAGGAATGAAGactttcttgtttgtttttcGTAAGCTATTGGCTTGGAAAATAATTTCTTTTACACAagtattttcatattttacatatcATGTTTAATGGTTACAGGGGGACTTCATCAAAGGACACTAAGcacattagcgcacactaactgctgaagatgcccataggaatataacaggcaaacttagggctagattcatgaacctgcccgatcgggaccGGCCCGTGCTCGATCCGGgtaggtccgatggattcttcaaacagcaatatgcagatggggacgATCGGAGGAACGGCCCCATCTACCGGGATAGATCGCTGGTATGCAatccccacgcatgcgcacaCCATCTGTAAGTGGTCTACGCATGGCCGTCCGAGCCacgactttttttttgtttgtttttagcccagcgagcccgtggttggcttgcagtgcagggaagggcaggagaaatttggggcagcaggcaggagagatccgagAATGAGCAGGccagggcggcgattcggggcagagcaggcagaagATAGGGATGAGCAGGGTGGCGATTCAGGacacagcaggcaggagagattggggaagagcatcggggcagcaggcaggagtgattcggggcagcagagagcagggtagagagcagggcttcaatggagctggagagtcagaaagctGTTTGCGAATGGTCTCCATCAGTCGCTTCTTCGGTTAATCGGCCAGCCCAGTAGGTTtcaaaaatttgtttggtgaattgcctccctgtctactttgcatgcgtttctcctcatttgcatgcatggattcaaagcggatcgcaggagaggttggTGAATGGagcccgagggaaatctggtcgcaaaggggtcgcaaaccgatcggtacacgattggtttgctttgtgaatctagcccttagaggtTAGCGCACGATAATCCTCTTAGCGCTCTTTGAGGAATTCCTCCCTAATTGGTTTACACACACAACTTAACACTGGAGCATGTTACAGCCTGAAAAATATAGAATATACACATACAAACACATCTATATAATCTCTGTAAATCTATGGTATTAAGCATCTGATGATTGCCCAAATATGAGAATCCTAATAGTAAGGATATATAAAAATACagcaaaagtaaacaaacaaattaaatctaaaaattgaATCCTTCCAAATCAGATTTGAAACATATGATGGAGTGTTGATTAAATCACTAATTTATTGCTATGCTGTTGCTGGTTTGATTCCCCTTTCCTTCAAAATGACACAAGAGATGGCACTAACAGGGAAAAGAACAAGACTGGGCACGAATCTACAGACTCCACTGACTTGCCTATGTTCATTATTCCTAGGTGATCTACCTGGCAAGGAATGCCAGAGATGCAGCTacttcttattattattttgacCATATGGCCAAAATACACCCAGAACCAGGGTCTTGGGACCAGTATCTTCAGAGATTTATGAATGGAAATGGTGAGATGGAGTCATACTTTAGTGGGAATCAGACAGATTTAGCATTGGGTCGAGGGTTTTAAAAACTGAGTAAGAAAGAGCCAAGATGTACATTTcaaggtaccccccccccccattaattaCAGAGCTGCATTTCTGTCATTGCAGGATGTGAAGTTCAAAGATTAAATTGAACTAGTAttgagacacacacacacacacacatactaaaAGAGGTTTGGTCACCTCTTTATTATAATCCTAATATTGATGAAGCTGGGGAAGCCAGATGTTCAGTTAACAACCTTCTTCATTTTGGTAGATGTTTGGATTATTACAAAATATGGGAGGAAGCTTAACGACTGGACTTCTAAGAACTAATGTGGAGGGTAACAATTCCTGGTATGGTTTCCCAGCAGGGTGATGGAGACCAGCACTGTAACATAACTTAAACATGATCAGAATAGATATGGAGAGCAAGGTTTGGAAGAGGGGTGAGATGCTGGATAAACAgcatgatggggtgggggaaACTGGTGATTAGATAGATGTGTATATAAAACTCAACGCTTAAAACAAAGTACCGATAGTAGAAAACTGGACAGAACAAGTTGgttaattttgttttatctgcgGTCTCTTACTATGTTAAGGTGATCATTGCGCTGATGAGGAGAACCATGGGACAGGACTCTGGGATATGATCCAATGTACCTAACAGAAAACTCTGTCCACCATTGTCCAGCCTACTGTGGCCACCATCATCATATATCATTGGCAATAACATTAAGCTTTTGTTTCTGCTCTTCCCCTTAAGTTGGCTGGGGCTCCTGGTATGATCACGTCAAAGGATTTTGGGAAGAAAAAGACAAACATGACATGCTGTATCTATTTTATGAAGATATCAAACAAGTAGGTGTCGAGGTCAAGGGGACAGAAGGCTAGTGGGAGCTTTCTGTTTGCTAGTTACTCATTTAAGCCATATTGCAATAGAAACAAAATAATCTAAAGCAAATAAAAGCTCAAATTAAAGCTATTGAGCAGGAATGGCAAAGGACTGTGCAGCTCATACTTCAATCATCTCACCTGCCACTTAAAATGCagcagtaacataagaacataaaaatggtAAATGCAAAGAAATTCAGTCCCATCTCCGTTATAGAAAACTAAAATGAAGCATAAGTccctaaataaataatctttTCTTTATGTAATATTCAGGGCACAGAGAACAGTGAAGGGACAAGGCCTTGAACAGGGTTCAGGATAACGAAAACAATGAATTAAACACAGCTTGCAGCCCAGGATACATTTAGAGGTGCTGTGCTGGAAATTAGAGCTGGCTGTAGTTGTTGAAGCTTGAATGCAGCTGAACACATACATCACACCAGCAATGTAAACAAGATCCAGTTTAATAAAGAGAACATCCTTGTGCTACCACCATGATGCAACAAAATTATATTTAACTTGCTGTTTGCAATAGCTGCAGAGCTAATAGTAGCAGAGAGAGGAAGGACTCCTGGTACAAATAGCAAAGGTTTGAGCACAGTTAATTAATCTCCTTGGATTACGCATCAACCAAGGGAGGTGGAGTTAGACTTTGGGTCTCCATAAGTCTGTGCCCTTTCACCACCTGAAAGCCCTCATATAAAGACTTAAATTGTACTGCTTTGGAGCATATATTTTACGTTATCTATGAGAAGTACACTGTAACCCTCTGAAACTCCTTTTCCTGTAACTTGATATTTCTAGAATTCCATCTCAGAGATTCAGAAGGTAATGTGGTTCCTGGGGAAGGATCTACCTGATGCCACTTTAGAGAAAATAGCTCACTGTACTTCTTTCAGCCAGATGAAAAATAATGCCATGGCCAATTACTCTACCTTCCCGAAGGAAATGATGGACCAGTCACAGTACACC
It contains:
- the LOC117367544 gene encoding sulfotransferase 1 family member D1-like isoform X3, with protein sequence MRFQLKLVEGVPLSEIIALYWQEIKNFQARPGDVLIATYPKSDAETVNAMPSPRYLKTHLPYQLVPPSFWKHNCKVIYLARNARDAATSYYYFDHMAKIHPEPGSWDQYLQRFMNGNVGWGSWYDHVKGFWEEKDKHDMLYLFYEDIKQNSISEIQKVMWFLGKDLPDATLEKIAHCTSFSQMKNNAMANYSTFPKEMMDQSQYTFMRKGQVGDWKNLFTVSQNELFEEDYRKKMSKTTLKFQVSIEDMS